atcaaaCCATCCCAAATATAGTTAGATTTTACTTTCTAataccaaatcaaatcaaattaaactatAAGTCAcgttttcttttatttgcagTTTCATTCAATTTTTGTACACCCTTATTGATGGAAATGGTTTAAGTAGCGTTGGTTTACTAATTTTTAAGGGATGTCAAGTGCATAAGCATAAATAACACGCGTATTATCAAATGATCTGATGCAGTGAATGAGGTTGCTCCTTTCTTAATCATAAGTGTTAAATTTAAGccttatgtatgaaaaaatccTTAGCAAAAGCATCTAATAGGATTCTACATGATGTGAATCCAAAATAATCAGGTGACCAATATAAATGCAAAATATCgaataaaaaagataaagaacacATATGTTGGAATTTCAACAAAGGAGGGCCATATTCTAGGTCTACCATCCCCTGGAATTTCAACAAAGGCGGCCATAATATTGACTATATATTACATGAAAAGTAAATCGAATTTAAAAAAGAGTTTAatcttaattatataatatataaaaaaattaattaattaagtataaacAGTATAACTTTTATCATCAAAATTCCACCCCAGTCCATACGCTCTTTAGATGCCAATTTTAtcatttcttatatatatactaaaattttACCCAACTTGTACTCTCTGCATTTATAACTCTTTAATTTGCATTATACATTTCTAACTCCATTTTACATAACTAGACTTAATAGTAAAATGGACCCATGGAAAGACCTAACCGGGAAAGTAGTGATGGTGACCGGAGCATCATCGGGAATCGGGCTAGAGTTCTGTATCGATTTAGCCAAAGCCGGTTGCAGAATCATCGCTGCTGCTCGTCGTGTTGACAAGCTGAAATCTCTCTGCGACCAAATTAACAGTAATTCAGAGGGAACCCCTCGTGCGATCGCCATCGAACTTGACGTTGCTGCTGATAGTGCTACAATTGAATCCGCTGTAAAAATAGCTTGGGATGCCTTTGGACGTATCGATGCCTTGGTTAACAATGCAGGCGTAAGAGGTAATTGAGTATAATGTAAATTTTCTAGACCGTTCATTCTATTGAGTGGCCACTAAGTGTGTGTATAATCAGGGAGCGTGAGCTCTTCAGTGGAATTGGCAGAGGAGGAATGGAACAACACATATAACACGAATCTACGAGGGGCATGGATGGTTTCGAAATATGTATGTAAGCATATGATCGATGCCAAACAGGGCGGAGGATCTGTTATTAACATCACTTCGATGGCTGGTTTAAATCGTATAGCAGTACCAGGAACTACTGCTTACGCTACTTCAAAGATGGCTCTAGACATGGTTACTAAGGTACGATTCTTTTCAATTGAACCAATGAATTGTATCTATATGTGATAGAATTAATTGATTATGATTGAAATGACAGATAATGGCGATTGAATTGGGTGGAGAGAATATCAGGTTGAACTCGATATCGCCAGGAGTTTTCAAATCAGAGATAACAGAGAGCCTAGTTGAACAGAAATGGTTTCATAAGTTTCTTTATAAAACACTTCCTACTAGATATCTTGGAACGACAGATCCAGGTTTAACCTCTCTCATTCGATACTTAATTCATGATTCTTCTGAGTATGTAACGGGTAATGTTTTCATCGTCGATGGTGGAGCTAGCTTACCAGGCGTCCCCATTTTCTCATCACTCTAGCTCAAATGGACATGTAAGAGAAAATAATACAATACTTGTGTTATGTTACTAGTATGTTCTACTTTCAATTATCGAAGCAAGTGAAGAATGTATTGTAATACTTGGTGTGATTTAGTATGTTTTTTACCTTCCACTAGAGTGTTTGCGATTTTATCTggatgattttttattattaaaataaaaattaaatcaattataatatgtttaatAGATATTTATCGGTTTGGTTGTCTGAAAGGAGAGCAAATATGTATCAATCGAGAATCGATTTAGATTGGTATTTAATTAAACCACGAACATTTTATATTAAGATGAGGTAGAAAATGAGAAAATGTGTCCATATCTTCCTCATGATTTCACTAGTTTCACAAGTATCTCCCCTATTCAGTACGAGAATTAGAATTTAACTAAGAAATATCAATTGATACCGTCAAATTTAATGGtggaatcaaaatttaattaaagaatattACGTGGCTATCCACGTAAAAGGCCCCAACCAAACCCACACAACGAAAAAAGAGACGTTTCTTTTTGCTGAAGTTGCTTTTCCAAAGTAGAAGTCTTTCCCCATATTTTACTTCTTAAatcttagggcccgtttggcaATAAATTTTGCAAGTAAAACTTGGGAAAGAACTTGGCAAATTTTGTTTGTCCAtacacttttttattatttgtcaaatttttttggcaaattttccaaattcccaaatactagaaaaaactagtatttgggccaaatttcattatttggaaagttttagaaatttaatttttacccttaactttttattttacaaaaataatatatttattgacaCCAACCAATTCAATTAGCACAATGTTTCCTTCTACATGCATTCTTTTGATTTCATACATTCCTTTGTTACAGTTAGTCTTAATGAACTAGCtactaaataaaacatgaattgcatttattttattttggtagaTAAATATTACGTTGTTGATGCTGGTCTACGGCACACAAGAGGATTTTTAGCTCCATTCAAAGGAATGCGCTATCATTTGCAGGACTACCGAGGAAGTGAAAGAGAGCCTAAGAATGGAAAAGAGCTATTTAACTATAGACATGCTTCTCTGCGCAATGTATTTGGAAGAACTTTTGGTGCGTGGAAAAGTAGATTCAGAAAACTAAGACAAAGTATGAACAACTATGAATGTG
This portion of the Solanum pennellii chromosome 12, SPENNV200 genome encodes:
- the LOC107005747 gene encoding uncharacterized protein LOC107005747, whose protein sequence is MDPWKDLTGKVVMVTGASSGIGLEFCIDLAKAGCRIIAAARRVDKLKSLCDQINSNSEGTPRAIAIELDVAADSATIESAVKIAWDAFGRIDALVNNAGVRGSVSSSVELAEEEWNNTYNTNLRGAWMVSKYVCKHMIDAKQGGGSVINITSMAGLNRIAVPGTTAYATSKMALDMVTKIMAIELGGENIRLNSISPGVFKSEITESLVEQKWFHKFLYKTLPTRYLGTTDPGLTSLIRYLIHDSSEYVTGNVFIVDGGASLPGVPIFSSL
- the LOC107006447 gene encoding uncharacterized protein LOC107006447 — translated: MNCIYFILVDKYYVVDAGLRHTRGFLAPFKGMRYHLQDYRGSEREPKNGKELFNYRHASLRNVFGRTFGAWKSRFRKLRQSMNNYECDMQVKIVIACAVLHNFLREHQSSVGIFNEYENDDMVVDESDELLAQGNNIASSSRSSDSEMQAHREEIVHKMWEDYIKE